A stretch of the Medicago truncatula cultivar Jemalong A17 chromosome 5, MtrunA17r5.0-ANR, whole genome shotgun sequence genome encodes the following:
- the LOC11429945 gene encoding oxygen-evolving enhancer protein 2, chloroplastic: MASSTQCFLSHLALSTPTTSTRFSSQRQVVNVRSKAKQFLVCKAKKQAIQEDDGNNIIVSRRLALTVLIGGAVVGSKVSPADAAYGQSANVFGKPKTNTDFLPYDGDGFKLSVPSKWNPSKEVEYTGQVLRYEDNFDTTSNVVVTVTPTDKKAITDYGSPEEFLSQVNYLLGKQAFFGETLSEGGFDPNAVATANILETSTPVIDGKKYYVLSVLTRTADGDEGGKHQIIRATVKDGKLYICKAQAGDKRWFKGARRFVESTANSFSVA, from the exons atggcttcttcaactCAATGTTTCTTGTCCCACCTTGCACTTTCTACCCCTACTACAAGTACTAGGTTTTCATCACAACGCCAAGTAGTAAACGTACGCAGCAAGGCAAAGCAGTTTTTGGTTTGTAAGGCTAAGAAGCAAGCAATACAAGAGGATGATGGCAACAACATCATAGTCTCTCGCAGGTTAGCTCTCACTGTGCTTATTGGTGGTGCTGTTGTTGGTTCCAAAGTCTCACCTGCTGATGCAGCCTATGGTCAATCTG CCAATGTGTTTGGAAAACCGAAGACAAACACAGACTTCCTACCATATGATGGAGATGGATTCAAATTATCAGTTCCCTCAAAGTGGAACCCTAGCAAAGAGGTGGAATACACAGGTCAGGTTCTTAGATATGAGGACAACTTCGACACAACCAGCAATGTCGTTGTTACTGTGACTCCAACTGATAAGAAAGCCATCACTGATTATGGTTCACCTGAGGAATTCCTCTCTCAG GTGAATTATTTACTAGGAAAGCAGGCCTTCTTCGGCGAAACGCTATCTGAG GGTGGTTTCGATCCGAATGCTGTAGCTACAGCAAACATCCTTGAAACTTCAACGCCTGTGATTGATGGGAAAAAGTACTATGTTTTGTCTGTGTTGACAAGAACTGCTGATGGAGATGAAGGTGGCAAGCATCAGATAATTAGAGCAACTGTGAAAGATGGAAAATTATACATTTGCAAAGCTCAAGCTGGAGACAAGAGGTGGTTTAAAGGAGCAAGAAGATTTGTGGAGAGTACAGCAAATTCTTTCAGTGTTGCTTAA